In the genome of Bacteroides mediterraneensis, the window GGCAGATGTCAAGGCAATATCTGCATGTGGAGGATACGCTGCAGGGGCTATCACATGTGTTGTTGATGAAGATACAGAGCATGTAAAGGATGTTTGTTTAATACCTGTTGATATGGTAGTGTCTCAAATACAGTCTTTTATGGAGGATGTCGGGGCTGACTGTATTAAGACTGGAATGCTGTATTCGAAAGATTTGGTATTGAAAGTCTCTGAGATGATAAAAAACTATGCTGGTATACCGTTGGTGGTAGATCCTGTTATGGTTAGTTCCTCGGGTGATCAACTTCTTGAAGATGAAGCTATTTTTTGTTATAAAAAGAAACTGATGCCACTAGCCACTATCATTACACCTAATATGCGAGAGGCAGAGATTCTACTCGGGCGAAAATTGAATATACATGGGATTCTAGACGACTTGAAGGAACTTTCTATTTGGGGTAATTCTGTGATAATAAAATCTGTGCCATATAAAGATAAACTTGCAGATTATTTTTATTGTCCACAAAATGGTGATTTTAGGGAATATATTAAACCTATAATCAAAACAAAGAATGTGAATGGAACGGGTGATATGTTCGCATCATCTATTGCTACTTATTTAGCAAGAGGATGGAATATTATTGATGCAATAGATAAATCTGAAGATTTTATTCATAAGGCCATAAGTTATGGAGCAAAATTTTCTTTCGGGACAGGTTTTGGGCCGGTTTTTCCATTCTACAAGAATTATACTAAATTACAGAAAGAGAATCTCAGATATAGAATGAATATCTCTCAAGACAGGAATAATAGGTGATATATTGTTTGATGTTATTAATTATCTAGAGTGTGAAATCTTGATATATAAATTGGATGAAAACTCCTGAAATGATAATGAATAAGGCTTATATATATTTGCTCATTACATTTTTGGGTATTCCATTTACTTTCTTCTATAATCTTTTTTCAAGTATTCTACGTGCTATTGGAGATAGTAGAACACCTTTTTTGTTTTTGGCTTTATCAACTCTGATAAATATATTATTGGATTTATTGACTATTCTCTTATTGGATTGGGGTGTAACTGGTGCAGCTATTGCTACGGTGCTTTCACAAGGAATATCAGCCTTACTTTGTTATATATACATTCACTGCTGTCCGGAGAAACTTTACCACAATGTAAGCTGCCTAGGACCATCACCCTCCGGAACATTAGCAGTGAGGTCGGTTTGATTAAATATATCTTTGATGTCGCCTCTTTTGAAGAGAACTTGACCAATAGAATTTGAAATAGAATGAAGACTTGGGTTCAACATATAATGTTTCTTCGCAATGATAAGCAGAAGATAGTCACAGATAGCTATCCATATCTGTGTGTACACGGCGTTTTGGGTGGCTCCATAGAATGTCTTTATGTACAGATGCTGCTTTATCCATTTGAAGAACAACTCAATTTGCCATCTTTCCCTGTACAACTCGGCAATGGTCAATGCCTCAAGCTTGAAGTTGTTGGTGAGGAAACGGTAAACTGTATTTGTGCTGAAGTCTTCATATACAACAAGTCTAAGAGAATCAGGATACTTCTGAGAAGTAAGTGGCCCAGTCAATTTGATGGTTTCATCAGAGGAAAGTCCGGCAGATTGATCTACCTCTCTACTATCAATAACCTTATAAAGCATATTTCCTTTTGCTCTTGTTACAAAAAAGGCATTGTTAAGATGAAAATGCTGGTACAAGGAGTCAAACTTGACATATCCTTTGTCCATAAGATAGTAGGAGTTTGCTTCTACAGGTATCTTATCCATAATTTTGGAATCGTGAACCGCTCCTTCTGTCAGATGAACAAATGTCGGGATGGAACCCCTAAAATCCATCAAGGTATGCATCTTGATTGCTCCTCTCTCATGATGAAACTTAGCCCATGGACAAAGCTTCAGACACAGCTCAATAGTGCTGCTGTCAAAGGCATAGACCATTTCATCCAGGTCAAGTCTAAGTTTCTGTCCCTTATATGCTTCCTTTGCTTGTCGTATCAGAACTTGTGCAAAGTCCTGATAGATACGCCAATCCTTCTTTTCGTTCGCTTCGGCCAAGGTGGATTTGGGCATTACCTTGATACCAGAACGGTAAAGATCAGGAGAACAAAGGTTAAGTGTAGTCTCTATGTCTCTCAGCCCGGACCTGTCCGTGAACTGAGCAAAGCTCATTACCATGAACTGGTCACGGCAAGTGAATTTGATGGAGTGTCTGTCACCCTTATAGCGGTTGACGCACTTCTTAAATTCGTATGTGTTTATAAGAGACATAACCTGTGCAAATATTGTTTTTCCTTTGTTCATAGTTTGCAGAATTGGCTGTTTATACCTTCTTGCAAAACTATGATTTCTAATCGAAAAAATTTATTATCCTCGTAACCAGTTGAGTATTAATTAATAATAGCTGCTTTGGAGAATTTTCTCCGGACAGCAGTGTTGAGAATTTATAACAATAATAACCGTAAAAAATATAAACAAAATGAAACTTGCAGATTACATAACAGGAATCCAGCATATAGGAATTCCTACAAACGATATTCAGGCAACAAAAGATTTTTATCATAGCCTTGGTTTTACTACAGACTTTGAAACAGATAACAATGGCGAGAAGGTGGCTTTCCTGCGATTGAATAATCTTGTAATTGAAACGTATCAGAACGGACAGGCAGCAATGCAGTCGGGTGCGATAAACCATATAGCAATTGATGTAAAGAACATTGACGAGGTGTTCGGCCTTGTAAAATCCTTAGGTGTGGAAATGGCAGACAATAGTGTTAATGCTCTTCAGTTTTGGGAGAATGGGGTTAGATTTTTTACGATAGTAGGACCTAATAAGGAGAGAGTTGAGTTCTGCGAACGTTTGTAGGCTTATAATATAAGTAAGTGAACAGGTGCCCCCTGAAATATTTACACTTCGGAATGCAGGTAGAAATAGTTTCTTTTTTCTTGCTGGCATTTTCTGTGTAAACATAAGATTAGTCGGTAAGAGAGTGCCTTATATCGGTACTCTCTTGCTGTATAACGGTTTTACTTTATACTCTATAATAGGTTGGCTAATTTTGTACTATTGATAAAAGAGAGTATAAAGGAAAATATGAAAAAGATTGTTTTATTATCATTGGTTATTTCAATAGGTATTTTTATTATACCGGCGTATGCATTTTCACAATCCAAGAGTACGATATCTGTATCGGGTACTGTACTGGATGAGGCTGACAATTCTCCTGTACTGCAGGCAAGTGTGCAATTCCTGAATAAGGAGGACAGCACTATGATTACCGGCTGTATATCCGACATGGATGGTCGTTTCTCATTAAAGGTTTCTCCGGGGAAATACATCCTGAAACTGACATTTGTGGGATACAAACCACGATTTGTGGATTTGAATCTGTCGTCTGAAAAACAATCATATAATATAGGTAGGATAATGATGTCGTCCGATGCCATTATGCTTAATGAGGCTGTTATAACTGCTGAGGCTCCACAGGTTACAGTTAAAGAAGACTCGTTGATATTCAATGCATCGGCGTATCGTACCCCGCAAGGTGCCATGCTTGAGGAACTTATAAAGAAACTGCCCGGTGCGGAGATTGATGATGACGGCAATATAACAATAAATGGAAAGTCAGTTACTAAGCTTATGGTGGACGGTAAAGAATTTTTCGGAGGTGATGTAGAAACCGGTCTGAATAATCTGCCTGTAGATATGATAGAGAATGTAAAGTCGTACGACAGAAAATCAGACCTGGCAAGGATTACAGGAATTGATGACGGAGAAGAAGAAACCGTGATTGACCTCACCGTAAAGAAGGGAATGAACAATGGTTGGTTTGGTAATATTGACTTAGCCGGAGCTACAGAGGAACGCTATTCCGGTAAGGCCATGATAAATAAATTCAATGACCATACCCAGATATCGGTTATTGCCTCAATGAATAATGTCAATGACGAAGGTTTCTCAGGCGGTGGTGGAAGACCACGTATGGGGTCGGCCAATGGATTAAGTACTAAAAAAATTTTTGGAGTGAATTTTGCAACCGAAACAGAAAAAGTAGATATGGGTGGTAGCATACGTTATAACTACGATAAAAACGATGCTGTATCTACCGGATATTCTGAAATGTTCCTCCAGTCGGGTAGCTCATTCTCTAACTCAAACAGCTCAAGATTAAATAAAAATGAAAGTATTGATGCTGAGTACAGATTGGAATGGAAACCTGATTCGATGACCAATATAATATTCCGTCCAAGATTTTTCTGGACAAATTCCAATTCAAATGAATATAATCAAAGTGCTACTTTCGATGATGACCCTTTCACTATTACTGATAGCCCGAATGATTATCTTGATTTTTCTGAGTTAACAGTAAGCGATCCATTAAAGGATGTCAGGGTGAATGGCTCGAACGATATTTCTACAAGTAAGTCATACAATTATTTTGGTGAGGCATCATTGCAGTTAAACAGGAAACTGAACGATAAGGGACGAAACATAACATTCAGAGGTGAGTACAGATTCGGGAACTCAGGAAGCGATGTTTTCTCTGATTCAGAAACCAGATATTATCAGTTCGCTCAGGTACCGGACTCAAGTACCATAAGGCACCGCTTTATGACTACTCCAGGCAAATCGTATTATTATAAAGGACAACTGATATATAGTGAGCCTGTAGCTCGTGCCACATATCTGCAGTTGAGTTACGAATTCAAATATGATTATTCAGACACAGAGAAATCTGCTTACAGTCTTGAGAAACTTTTTCCTGACTGGAATATCAACTTGCCCTTGCCGGATAATTATGAGGATACATACGATGCGGAACTGAGCAAGAATGCGAAGTATGAGACCTTCAATCATGAAATAATGTTAGGATTGCGTTTCGTGAGGGAGAGATACCAGTTGAATGCCGGCATGCTTTTCCAGCCGCAGACCACGCGGTTTACTTATGTGAAGGGTGAGTATAGTACAGATACGGTAAGAAATGTTTTCAATTTTTCACCAACTCTTGACTTCCGTTACCGTTTTTCCAAGGTAAGTCAATTGAAAGTGAACTATCGCGGACGGAGCACCCAACCCGGAATGGAAAGCCTTTTGCCCGTGACTGATGATTCAAATCCGCTTAAAGTCTTTGTCGGTAATCCGGGACTTAAACCTTCATTTACACATTCGATGAATGCTTTCTTCAACACCTACAATGCCGATAAACAAAGAGGGATGATGGCATCACTGATGATGAATCTTACGCAAGACGGCATTACAAATGTCACCCAGTATAATGCTGAGACAGGAGGAACGAAAACTATGCCCGAGAATATAAACGGCAACTGGAACATATTTGGTGTATTCAACTCTAATACAGCATTAAAGAACAAGAAATTTACTGTAAATAC includes:
- a CDS encoding IS4 family transposase, with the translated sequence MNKGKTIFAQVMSLINTYEFKKCVNRYKGDRHSIKFTCRDQFMVMSFAQFTDRSGLRDIETTLNLCSPDLYRSGIKVMPKSTLAEANEKKDWRIYQDFAQVLIRQAKEAYKGQKLRLDLDEMVYAFDSSTIELCLKLCPWAKFHHERGAIKMHTLMDFRGSIPTFVHLTEGAVHDSKIMDKIPVEANSYYLMDKGYVKFDSLYQHFHLNNAFFVTRAKGNMLYKVIDSREVDQSAGLSSDETIKLTGPLTSQKYPDSLRLVVYEDFSTNTVYRFLTNNFKLEALTIAELYRERWQIELFFKWIKQHLYIKTFYGATQNAVYTQIWIAICDYLLLIIAKKHYMLNPSLHSISNSIGQVLFKRGDIKDIFNQTDLTANVPEGDGPRQLTLW
- a CDS encoding VOC family protein — encoded protein: MKLADYITGIQHIGIPTNDIQATKDFYHSLGFTTDFETDNNGEKVAFLRLNNLVIETYQNGQAAMQSGAINHIAIDVKNIDEVFGLVKSLGVEMADNSVNALQFWENGVRFFTIVGPNKERVEFCERL
- the thiD gene encoding bifunctional hydroxymethylpyrimidine kinase/phosphomethylpyrimidine kinase, which gives rise to MIKEGKVPYRVFVIAGSEPLGSAGIQADVKAISACGGYAAGAITCVVDEDTEHVKDVCLIPVDMVVSQIQSFMEDVGADCIKTGMLYSKDLVLKVSEMIKNYAGIPLVVDPVMVSSSGDQLLEDEAIFCYKKKLMPLATIITPNMREAEILLGRKLNIHGILDDLKELSIWGNSVIIKSVPYKDKLADYFYCPQNGDFREYIKPIIKTKNVNGTGDMFASSIATYLARGWNIIDAIDKSEDFIHKAISYGAKFSFGTGFGPVFPFYKNYTKLQKENLRYRMNISQDRNNR
- a CDS encoding TonB-dependent receptor is translated as MKKIVLLSLVISIGIFIIPAYAFSQSKSTISVSGTVLDEADNSPVLQASVQFLNKEDSTMITGCISDMDGRFSLKVSPGKYILKLTFVGYKPRFVDLNLSSEKQSYNIGRIMMSSDAIMLNEAVITAEAPQVTVKEDSLIFNASAYRTPQGAMLEELIKKLPGAEIDDDGNITINGKSVTKLMVDGKEFFGGDVETGLNNLPVDMIENVKSYDRKSDLARITGIDDGEEETVIDLTVKKGMNNGWFGNIDLAGATEERYSGKAMINKFNDHTQISVIASMNNVNDEGFSGGGGRPRMGSANGLSTKKIFGVNFATETEKVDMGGSIRYNYDKNDAVSTGYSEMFLQSGSSFSNSNSSRLNKNESIDAEYRLEWKPDSMTNIIFRPRFFWTNSNSNEYNQSATFDDDPFTITDSPNDYLDFSELTVSDPLKDVRVNGSNDISTSKSYNYFGEASLQLNRKLNDKGRNITFRGEYRFGNSGSDVFSDSETRYYQFAQVPDSSTIRHRFMTTPGKSYYYKGQLIYSEPVARATYLQLSYEFKYDYSDTEKSAYSLEKLFPDWNINLPLPDNYEDTYDAELSKNAKYETFNHEIMLGLRFVRERYQLNAGMLFQPQTTRFTYVKGEYSTDTVRNVFNFSPTLDFRYRFSKVSQLKVNYRGRSTQPGMESLLPVTDDSNPLKVFVGNPGLKPSFTHSMNAFFNTYNADKQRGMMASLMMNLTQDGITNVTQYNAETGGTKTMPENINGNWNIFGVFNSNTALKNKKFTVNTSTMGRYNNQVSFLYNDISRLNDRNKVTNLSLIQRLNLTYRNDWFEFGLNGSLEYSWEKSMLQPEKNQQPYVYSYGANTTVYMPWSLSLSTNIINQSRRGYADSSFNRDELVWNAQLAKTFLKGAATVSVEMYDILKNKSNIVRSLTDAVRSVYQYNSINSYFMVHFIYRLNIFGNKKARSMMNDDFRGFPGEGPGMGGDRPPRREGGF